One Montipora capricornis isolate CH-2021 unplaced genomic scaffold, ASM3666992v2 scaffold_423, whole genome shotgun sequence genomic window, CTTTGGTATGATAACATTGCGAAAAAATTTTTTCCACATTCTTGAGAACGTTGGCAAAGAAATCGGTTTCACTCCAGCACTCCTCATTTCCTCCACATATGTGTTGTATATTTCACTCTTGGTCATGCACGTTGGTAAGCAAAACCTGTCTTCATTGGGAATTGGATCAGCACTGTCCTCTACGTAATctacaaaaattattaaaatcagTGGTATTTGATCATTTGCTAATTTcatgagaaacaaaatttgattgCATGCTAAGGTCTAAGGAGAGCCTAAAGATTAAAACACTTACCTTTGAGCCATACTTCGGCTCTCAGTGTTCTTGGTTTAAACATTTGTCGTCCTTTCCTTGCACCTTCTGTGGAAATCCTGCCTTCCTGTTCGTACTCTTTTTGCAATCTGTGAAATCTAAAGTCTACAAAATTTGACCTTTAAAATAAATACTTAGTTATAAGAGTATCAAAAAAGAGACAAATTTTGGTGGAAATGAACTGAAACACGTGCACAAGACGCTTTAGGTTATGTTAATCCCGGGCGGATCAACCGTCATGTAAGACTACAAATTAAGCATGTTTTTTACATCCGCAAAATTTCCCTCTCAACAATTTCCACCTACGTTGTTGCTGAAATACTATTCGCTCTCAGCCAGGCAGTTCGGCATACATCCTTGCCATTTACACGGAAGCTGTAGTGTCGTCTTCCATTACTATGAAACTGCGACAACTTAAAAAAGTTTACAATTAGGGATCTCCGATCTTCCTCATTCAGATCTTGGAATGCTTTCCTACATTTAACAATTTCTTCTTTTGTCAGTTTTCGTCGGATGCAGTTATTCTTGCAGCACGTTTCTGCCATAAGCTTGTCGATAGTCTCCCCGGAAAGGGCCTTTCGCCTCCTTTTAGATGTCCtttcaaaacactgaaaacaaataGGAAGACGGTGGAAATTACTCGTATGACAAACTTGCTCAAAGCTGATTAGAATTTTTTTGTACTGTAAGAAAAAATTCCAACCTGCTTGGAAAGCATCATTTAATGGCCCTTTTTGCGTGGCCGCTTCAATGTCATTCAGGCTGGGGATTGTTGTAGTCATTTGCTTTACTTTACAAATACTGTCTCAATGGTGAGAAATCTTACCAGGGTAGCTGTATCCGACTGTAAATATTCCTGAAAGCTACATCAAACCACACTACTTATAAAAGTAGCAATGACTTAAAAAATGATCCTACCTTATTTCTTTCCTTCGTTTCCGTTCAGATTTGGCTTGATGTCCCTTTCGCTACGATCGAAGGAGCCACAATTGGTGTCGATGGGCACAAGTTCTCCTCGTCACTTGTTTCACCAGCACTCCAACTGTCGGAGAATCTCGGTTCGTGATACCGAGTAGGTTCCTCCAGTAAACTCTTTCATttcgacaaaaaaaaagaagacatgATTTAACATAAGATGCATCATTTTGATATTCTGGTTTTAGGCAATTCCATCTTCTAACATCGGTTGAAGGTATTTTTATTGTGGTAGTTAGCAGAGGCGCTCTGCACACCACTTACCCTTCtaacctcctcctcctcctcctcctcctcctcttcctcctcctcttcattgtcatcatcatcactttctTGCCACCTGTTTCCAAGAACAGATTGTCGAGTTGTCGTTTCCACAAGTGGCTAGAGGGCAAAATATCCAAATCAGTACATGACGAATCGAAATTTGCCTTCTCTTGCCTACCACTTAATAAAAAGTTGTCATTCTCTTAACTTAACCAAACTTTACTTTCGTTTATGCATAAACTACTAAGGAATCATCTGATAAATTGCGCGCGACAACTGGAGACACTTGCCTTCATTGCAGGTTTGGCACTTCTAACTCCACCTTGTAGTCTTGGGATCACTTCTATCAAAGACCCTTGCTTTAAATGACGATTCCATTTCATCTTAAATGTATCAATAGATACAGGGTTAGTTATGTCTACAGCTTTACCTTGAAGATACTTTCAATTGAGGTTCTGTCAAACTGCGTATAATTAGTGATCCTGGATTGCCTAATGCATTCTATTTTCGCCAAGGGTGTCGTACATGACTCCACAAGAACCAGTTAATTTAGTCCCGTTATTTACAATGAGGTTGGCTAAAGCAATGAAAAGAGGTGCCCCCAAAAGGTAAGTGCATTCTGTTGCGTTACCCATCTACGTTTACAGTGTATGGTAAAAAAGTCCTAATTTCttagtggttttttttattgttattgtcccAAAGCGAAAACACCGCGCAGAGGAAATGAATGAAACTGTACGGGGATCTTACCGGTTGTCCATCAACTACAATCCTCCAAGTCTTCAGGTCCATGTCcaaaacatggctaatttgccgaATAATATAAAGTTCCTTGCCAGCATATGTCTTATTACACTGAAGTAGGATGATTTCTCGCGTGACAGGATGCTTGAGGTATGTGTTCAGTAAACTGGTGTCGGTTTTCAGTTGAGCGAAGGTCTTGCAATTACAAGCTCCTTGACAATAACAACTAGTTTCGGTGTTTGCCTAACCAGCAGAAtttcaaataaagaaaaaaaaggacagTTACATATTCCAAATTTGAAAGGCAGTATCAAACCTAAACGTAATAACGTATAGAACGACAGGTATAAAATAAGGCTAACCTCCGCTGCGAGTTTCTTTCCTCTTTGTTTCGCAGAAATGGAGTTCCAAGCGTAGACCAGTTCTTCATCTTCGTACCAGTTCTTTGGAAAAAGTGAGATTTTTATCGGTGCATTCCATTGTAAGTCATACCAGAATAAGGGATCGTAATCCATAGAAGGAAACAAATGCCATCTGCCTGGTCTGAAGTCATGTCGATTTTCATCGTCAGGGCCTCCACTTCCACCGCCAAAAAGGGTTTTAAGGCCATTCAGAGAGCTAACACGGGCTGCAAAGAGACTTTTCAGACTAAACTCATCCACAGTGTCGTTTTTTCGTTTTATCAGTAGCATCGTGAGTAAAATGTAGGACCGTCGATGCAAAAATGGCCAGATACAGAGAAAAAATCGCTGCCATTATCACAAATGCAAAGGTTTGTAAACTGAAGATGTAATGCAAAATTCCTGCTCTATTTCATATTTGAGCGCCAAATTGTGCATAACCAATCactgaagtctgaaattataaTGCCATTTTCTGGCAGACCCGTCAGCGTAATCGGATCTTGTATATTGGGGATCAACCTGACACTGCTACATGCCGGCTCCATTGAAAGAGTTAACGAGCTTCAGGAGTAAGACTCCAGAACATtaatggtgaaaaaaaaaaagcaaaagcaaaaacaaaacaaccaaacaaACCTGACTTTTCCCATTGGGGTCAGTGTTTTCCTTACCACAATGAATCATAGTCGCTAGCCATATTTCCCATTGGGGACACTGTTTTCCTAATCAAAATTATACATAGTTGCTAGCCATATTTCCCATTGGGTCAGTGTTTTCCTAACCAAAATTATTCATAGTGGCATAGCAATGATTTGTATTCACAAACGAGAAATCAAAATTGACAACTTAAATTGTGAACAAATTGGAGgaatattttccattttttctatGGAGAATCATTACAAACTGGGGACTGCTGATCTTTTTCTAAAAACTTACAATTACACCAAGACTGACAGTACATTCAGTTTAATCGTATACGTGCAGCGGAATTCCTGCTGTCAGGTTGTGATAACTATTATGTATGTTTATCATTGGAGCACGCAAGTGTTCCACCTTGAAAACCTGGCTCGTGCACCTTTGCACTGGACGCACATGTCTCGTATAATTTCGCTTTTCGCCAAAGCTGCCATACGTCCGCAAAAATTTTGCTCGTGGTAGTGCGGCAAAAAAATTACCACATGTGCCGGCACAATTGATTGTAAATATGCCATTGTCATGTGCCGCACTCCCGTGAGCGAGGTCATCACGCACAATCCCCACTTACAACAACTCTCACTCAAAAGGCCAAAGAGCACCAGAGAGATTGCTTTTTTCATATTTAAGTTAATTTAGTGCACCTCCAACTTGCTGGAGTCTTTTGTAACCTTCAAACCGTCATTTGGGTCCGGAAATCCTATCAGTTGCCTCTGTCACAGCAACTATACAAAGAAGTACAAAGACTTCAAAGTCTGAAGTTTCATACCTATTGAAGATGTACGGTCATGAAGAAATTCATTGAATCACTGAGCATTTTCTCGTAATGGGGGTAGTCTCTGATACGTTCCATCTGTACATTGCTGGGTGACTGTGAATAAAACGCTGTTGCATTTTTTGTGACAGATAGGACAGAAGGCATCCTGTGTGTGTGTTGCATAGCCATTAGTGATATCTCTTACTATTCGGCTTATCAGTTGTCGTTCTCCGCCTCTTGGCAAGCATTTCCTTGATTCGAATTCGACGTTTTCGTGATCTAGATACATCACGAAAGTGTAAATTATACACCGAACGCTCAAGTGATAATTATAAAGAAAGCACAATCGACACCGCTATCTTAGTTATTCTCAGTCTGATTTATTAACGAGTTGCTTCTTCCAGTGAACTTTCTTTAGTAAGAAGAAATATTCTTTAGCAATGAACAGTGCCAACGAAAGAACCGATATTAACCTGCAATGCCAGGTCCCATCACCTTCAGCAACTTCAACAATCACAACCACATCAACGGCAACTGCTGCATTCAACGCCACTTCTCTGTTCAATTTCCCTGGAATCGGCACGCATCGGTTCCCCTTGCCTGGTCTAAATCAAGCCGCACACCAGAACATCACAGGTGTACCAACACAACCACCTTCAGTTCAAGCGAGTTATGCTCCATACATGAATTACGCATATCCCCCATTTCACAGCATACCCACTATTAGCTCTCATGCTTTCCCTTTCGACTCTTGTCACGGTCATTATCAGCCTACGTCTAGTAGGTTGCAAATGCTGGCACCAAAACCGCCGTCAGATGCCCATGTCAAGTCCACTGGAGCAAGCCAAGGGCAGCCACCTGCATTTCTTGAAACGGTGAAAGAAATACGCAAGGAACTTTTTGAAATGGGTGGATTAAATGCATCCGACGAGCCCCTCACTGAAGGAAGCATATACTCCCAGTGGCGAAAGGCTGTTATCAATGCATGGAAACCAGTAAGTCTATTGCTCTACTTTATGTTTAAAGAAAATATGTCGAAGTAAATCAGACTGAAACATGCTACAGTCAAGCCATGGTATGCAATACATGTCCCACAAGGCCAATTCAGTTTTATTTACTTTGCAAAGAGGAGCTAGACAATTATTTTCTGTTTCAGTGGCAGGCAACATTATTTAGTGTCCGCAAAATCGATTAGGTACATAGCGCCATAAAATGTGAAGAATTTGATCTCGTATTAAAGGCGTTTAAGCAGAGATGGTGCAGTGGTCAGAacgctcgcctcccaccaatttggCTCAGGGTCAATTCCCGTGTTTTATAAAAGGCAAATTTCAAGAATTACAAGAACGTTTCACGGAGTAACCATCTTCTTTACGTAATTTTCTCACttggaaaaaatgtgaaatgACATTGGGTCTTGTATACCTGGAGAAAAGGAGACCGATATGCGCAAGTCGTCATTGAATGTGTCACCAACATGAAACATGGTAAACGCtgataaaactcttttttttcagttttgtctcCTGTGTAAAATACCGTCGTCTCATTTCCATTGCCAAAGTTCTGTGGTCTAGTGGGCTTTGCGCTTACTATTAGTTGCTAACTTTCTTTTCCCTACTCTCCTTACAGCATTCGATGACCCATTATATGATGGTAGCGAAGCTTTCAAACAGATGCTTTGCATTAGTTTTAGAAATTGCTGAATCACGCCAAACTAAAGTCACGCAAAGTGATTTCTTAGACCTttatacaaaaaaagaaagtgagCAACATACTCTTCTGTTGGATTTGCTGGAAGGAAGAGTCACTTTCGAGGATTTGCGCAAACAGCGGGTATGTGCTTCTCTCTCCGTCCATTTGTTCATTCTCTCGACTTGGTATAAATCATGagctattacaataattatgTGGGGTATAATCCTCAACGATTCTGTCCCTCTTTCAGAGAGCGGCCAAAAAAGTTACCAGCACCGGCAGATCTGAGAATGATTACAAGGAGGTATGTAGCCCCTGTGAAGTAGGAAAAAAGCCCTTTTTTGTATCTCTTGAGAGGATCCAGACTTTAttaatttcaataacaaaactCGAGCTACATATATACTGTAGTTGCACGGCCACGATTTGATTAATCCAGCTTTATTGTAATAGTAATGAATGACAACAGAACAGTTGGTATTGATCTGATAACGATAAACTATGATCAGCTTGAAACAAAGCTCTGAACGTTTCACGGCTTTCTGTAGCGAATTCATTGAATGCACTGGCAGCAATCTAGAAAAAAGGGCTTGAAAAATAGTCACGCAAGTGAAGAAGTTTCCGAATAGTTACTTATTTTGTTTGTAGATGGCAGAAGAATTAGAACGGCTACGAAAAAGAAATGCAAGCCTCCAAATGAATCTGGAAGAAGTGAGTGCGATGTTGATAGGCATGCAATTATCGTTTTCTCGTCTTTTCAGTAAGTTTGGCCCAGTAGTTTGGGTAACTCCTGACACTAGCTATCGCCTTTCCCCCTTAATCTCACTGACGTTTGCTGTAGGTTATTGAAGAGCGCGAAACCGATCGTAGGAAGATCAGAGATTTGATGGACAAGGTGCGGAATCTGGAAAAGGAACAGGATGAGGTATGCGCAGtcaaattaattatttcataTGTTCAAGATTTATCATATCATTATATTGTTAGATTTTTTTAACATGGCAATTGTAGATTAATGTTTTCTGCATATAGTCAATCAAGCGGGTTTTCAACATTCTAGTATAGGTCCAAATCAACTTCATCCTTATGACCTacatttaaaaatgaaatacaTATGTatgattgcttttttttgttaacttAAAGGCATACAATCAATACCGAGCAGACGTAAGCGACCTCATATGGCAGAAAAACAGACTTTCAGAAAGTCTGACTAGCAGTGTAGAAAACTATGGCGCGGACGATGAGCCGTTTGACGACTTAGAGGAGCAACCATCGCCGCTGCGGGTTTGTTTCGTGCTTCTTGATCCATTCAACTTGTATTATCCTGCACGCACATTAAACCGGCATGCgagttaaacaaaaaaacagactAATAATTCACATCTTATGCCTTTTTACTTAGGTCATCGAAAACCGTGTGCAAAAAAAGCGAGGTCAAGCTCCTCAACATACGGGACTTCAGTTCGAAGGGACAAAGAAAACCGTGGTTAGTTGGTTCCTGTACATTACACTTTCTAACAAAAGCATTTGTTACTTGACTGCCGAATAGCTATAggatcatcattattatttaatataCATTTTGCTCCAACTCCCTATCAGAAATATAGAcatttttgcaacatttttgttACGTTAAGCCACTTAAGATTGAAATTGAATGGAATTCGCGAAAATAGACAAAGACAAATTTCTTAAATTGATCCATTTTCAGAAGTTTACAGACCGTCAAAGATCCTCAAGCAGTGACACCTCTTCAGAGGGAGATGATGCCCCACTTTCTGGTGTTCAAAAGGTAACAAGACGTAAGACAAAGATTCATATTTACAAAAGCACATGCAAACTTTTGCAAATTACTGCATCTGGTCGGTTAACTGAAATGTTTTTCTTAAGCACACAACAATGATTTAAGGTCGACACTCCAAGAGATTGAAACAGTccttaaaataaaaatctttcagttaagttatccttttttttaatagaaaaaatacaaacagaTAATTGGCTCAAAGACCGGCTCATCCAAGGTCATCCAGGTCAGTTGTCAATTAATGCACGACAATCGCTGTGGGCCATAGATGTATCTGCTAAAAAAGGCTTTCAATTATCTGCTTTTCTTTATAGCAAAAAGCCAAAACGATAATTGGCCCGAAGACCTCATCACCTAGTACATCATCCAAGGTCATCCAGGTCAGTAGTCAATTGATGCACGACAATCGCTGTGGGCCATAAATGTATCTGCTAAAAGGTCTTATAATTATCTTTTCTTTACAGCAAAAAGGCAAACAGATAATTGGCTCAAATACCtcatcagcaaatagatcaTCCAAGGTCATCCAGGTCAGTAATTAATGCACCACAATTGTTGTAGGCCATATCTGCTATTGAACTACAAGACAGATCGTAAAAGAAACTTTTCCAAATAAATGAAAGTAGAACTGTTTCCTAAAGACGTGCATTAAGTACATgatagaaacacaattttggCGGGCTGAATGTCTCGGTCCGTCATGTCGGCAGATAGTTTATTTGCTGAAAGGCTGCACTCCTTTATCCTGAACCTATCCTTGATACTTGCCAGGAAACAAGAACTGATCGAAAAGCCAaaattgttgtgttttttttttcaaaattagtaACTAATTGTCCACAAATTTGGATCGACAGGAGGTTAATTTAAACACGAGCGAGGACTCTGAGGACAGTGGTGATTGGGGGTCTGTATCTGAGGTTGGTTTAGTTCAGTGTTTCTGTTGATTCTCTTCTACTCAAGGTGGCTCAACGTTTTATTAGGCGTTACGTACCCTGCTAGTTTTATCACTTTTTAATGCAGCCAAAAGACACGCTTCCTTTTTCGTTTGGCAGCATTGCAGCAATGATCAAATATTGACACAGACCCAAAGAGCTAGAATGGAAGTTCAGGAAATTAAGAAAGTTATCTCTCAAGAAAAACCTAAACTTAAGGTAAACAAACAAAAGGTTTTTAGCTTTATCACTTACCTTGAGATTGAATATATTGAAACCTAACCTTTATTGAAATTGTTTTTTGTAGCGCAAGAAAGCAGATCCCTCGAAAGAAACGAAGGTACGATAATTCtcttactttcttttttttccttttaaaaaatataaaatcaatATCCGTCAGTAACTTTGTACACAATTTTGGGTTGACAGTCCGTTTATTCACGCACAAGTGAGGACGACGAGGACTGTGACGTTTTATCTGTTTCTGAGGTTTGATCATGACTTTCTGTCATTTTATAACTCGTTATGATGCACCTCTTCATAAGTATTAACGATGAGGTCGTTCTTCTTCAACTAGCCTGTGTACCCTTAACTGTGTAGCCTAcaaaaaatcttttaaataaagaGTTAAACTGCTGCataatcactttatttccttttttgtagCATGGTAAAGACAACAtcaggaaaaacaaaacacagaagACAGAAGGGGTGATAAGGAAAGTCACTGAAGTAAAGGAAAATATTTCACAGTCAAAGCCTAACGCAACCACGgcgaaaaaaacaaaggtatTGTATGACAATTCATGTGTATAACCATGAATTAttcaacaaagtgttttgaaatTATGTTATTATCTCTAGGTTACACACTGCTCATCTAGGTTTTCTGTTTCGTCACAGCCAACAagtctaaaacttcaacaaagcGAAAAAGGTGCGTTGTTCCCTAGTTTGTTAATGTGCATTGTACAACAGCCGGATGACCAGCTAAAACGGTATAATGTCTTCTCTCTAGATCGAAACGAAGAGACTGACGATGATTTTGTTGACGAATGGgtaagaaataattttctgaggtatatacatgtactgtcaTTATTGTTGTTCCGCTTCTGTGTACGCCAGAGTATCATGAACTCAAAAACGAGTCATATGACGTGAGTCTGTCAGAAAAAATGTTCTTGTTGAGATCGAACTAAGAGGAGATGAAGCAGAGAACTGAagtacaacgtgaaataaaacaattaaaggGCAAGCAAACAGACAAAACCAggatacaaacaaacaaaaagaataaaTCAAAATAGttcttcttctttcaaatacgcAGTTACAGTTACATTCACCATTCCAGTCACATCTTACCTCTTTTAATGCATTTCACAGGACTACAacattgaaaaaattgaaaaggacGACTGGGTTGCCGTAGCCTATAGCGATTGTGACAACTGCTTCATAGGTCAAGTGGAGGAAAAGACACAAGATAACCTCTGTGTTAACTTTCTGagcaaaaaaaatgaatttttctactGGCCACAAGTTCCAGATCGAGACACTATTTGTGACCAtccacgggaaaaccaacaaaaaggtgatgacacgggcacgcgTGCATGACACGGCACGCTGAGCGTGACATACAACACGCCATatgcgcatatttaatgagtagcacaatagatgtcacggtggcttttgttgtgcacactgagacactccaaaccttttgtttagcgTGGCGTGTTGCGTGTCAGA contains:
- the LOC138035566 gene encoding myb-like protein X, whose protein sequence is MAEELERLRKRNASLQMNLEEVIEERETDRRKIRDLMDKVRNLEKEQDEAYNQYRADVSDLIWQKNRLSESLTSSVENYGADDEPFDDLEEQPSPLRVIENRVQKKRGQAPQHTGLQFEGTKKTVKFTDRQRSSSSDTSSEGDDAPLSGVQKKKYKQIIGSKTGSSKVIQQKAKTIIGPKTSSPSTSSKVIQQKGKQIIGSNTSSANRSSKVIQEVNLNTSEDSEDSGDWGSVSEHCSNDQILTQTQRARMEVQEIKKVISQEKPKLKRKKADPSKETKHGKDNIRKNKTQKTEGVIRKVTEVKENISQSKPNATTAKKTKPDDQLKRYNVFSLDRNEETDDDFVDEWDYNIEKIEKDDWVAVAYSDCDNCFIGQVEEKTQDNLCVNFLSKKNEFFYWPQVPDRDTICDHPRENQQKGDDTGTRA